One genomic window of Paenibacillus xylanilyticus includes the following:
- the purM gene encoding phosphoribosylformylglycinamidine cyclo-ligase codes for MSEAYKKAGVDIAAGNEAVERMKKHVKRTFRPEVMTDLGGFGALFGLNKDKYDEPVLVSGTDGVGTKLKIAFAMDRHDTIGIDAVAMCVNDIVVQGAEPLFFLDYLACDKVIPEKIEAIVAGIAEGCHQSGCALIGGETAEMPGMYSEGEYDIAGFTVGIVDKAKIINGTTISPGDTVIGLASSGVHSNGFSLVRRLLLEEAGLDLHEEVSELGSKLGDALLEPTKIYVKPLLSLLENVKVKGMAHITGGGFIENIPRMLPSSVNVDIDYGSWPILPIFNLLQQKGSVSNRDMFTTFNMGIGLVLVVNEADANEALEQLKASGEEAYIIGRVTEGDARVTFTGADV; via the coding sequence GTGTCAGAAGCATATAAAAAGGCCGGCGTCGATATCGCGGCAGGTAATGAAGCGGTTGAACGGATGAAAAAACACGTGAAGCGTACCTTCCGTCCGGAAGTGATGACAGATCTGGGCGGATTCGGAGCCCTGTTCGGTTTGAACAAAGACAAATATGATGAGCCGGTGCTCGTTTCCGGCACTGACGGTGTAGGAACCAAGCTGAAAATCGCGTTTGCCATGGACCGTCACGATACCATTGGAATCGACGCTGTGGCCATGTGTGTGAATGACATTGTGGTGCAGGGTGCGGAGCCGCTCTTTTTCCTCGACTACCTGGCATGTGACAAAGTCATCCCTGAGAAGATCGAAGCCATTGTTGCCGGAATCGCTGAAGGATGTCACCAGTCCGGATGTGCGCTGATTGGCGGAGAAACGGCAGAAATGCCGGGCATGTACAGCGAAGGGGAATACGATATTGCCGGATTTACGGTGGGAATCGTGGATAAAGCCAAAATCATTAACGGCACGACCATCTCTCCAGGTGACACGGTAATTGGACTAGCTTCCAGCGGTGTACACAGCAATGGATTTTCGCTGGTTCGCAGACTTTTGCTGGAGGAAGCCGGGCTGGATCTGCATGAGGAAGTATCTGAACTGGGCAGCAAGCTGGGTGATGCCCTGCTGGAACCGACAAAAATCTATGTGAAACCACTTCTGTCCCTGTTGGAAAACGTGAAAGTAAAAGGCATGGCTCATATTACAGGTGGTGGATTTATTGAAAATATCCCGCGTATGCTGCCAAGCAGCGTGAATGTAGATATCGATTACGGCTCATGGCCGATCCTGCCAATCTTCAACCTGCTGCAGCAAAAAGGATCAGTCTCGAACCGGGATATGTTCACCACGTTTAACATGGGAATCGGACTTGTGCTTGTCGTGAACGAAGCAGATGCAAACGAAGCTCTGGAACAGCTGAAAGCTTCTGGTGAAGAAGCGTACATCATTGGACGTGTGACTGAAGGAGATGCGCGAGTAACCTTCACGGGAGCGGATGTTTAA
- the purN gene encoding phosphoribosylglycinamide formyltransferase: MANYRIAVFASGEGSNFQALVDAAKNGGLDATVDLLVCDKPAARVVQRAKDAGIDCHLFTPKNYESREAYEAEIVEVLESKNIDLVVLAGYMRLLTSVVVDRYAGRLINIHPSLLPAFAGKDAVGQALEYGVKITGVTVHFVDGGMDTGPIIAQHPVPILPEDTAESISRSIHAAEQQLYPEVVSWFAQGLVRLEGRQVTVLKPD; this comes from the coding sequence ATGGCGAACTACCGGATTGCCGTATTTGCCTCTGGTGAAGGGTCGAACTTTCAGGCATTGGTGGATGCAGCGAAAAACGGAGGATTGGATGCAACCGTAGACTTGCTGGTGTGTGACAAACCTGCTGCACGCGTTGTGCAGCGGGCCAAGGATGCAGGCATCGACTGCCATCTATTCACTCCGAAAAATTACGAATCCCGTGAGGCCTACGAGGCCGAGATCGTGGAAGTGCTTGAATCCAAAAACATTGACTTGGTTGTTCTTGCCGGATACATGAGATTGCTGACTTCAGTCGTAGTGGATCGGTATGCCGGACGGCTGATTAACATCCATCCGTCCTTGCTGCCTGCATTTGCAGGTAAGGATGCTGTCGGACAGGCCTTGGAGTACGGCGTAAAAATTACGGGGGTAACCGTACACTTCGTGGATGGTGGCATGGATACCGGTCCTATCATTGCCCAGCATCCTGTGCCGATTCTGCCTGAGGATACGGCAGAATCGATCAGCCGTTCCATCCATGCTGCGGAACAGCAGCTGTATCCGGAGGTCGTTTCCTGGTTTGCTCAAGGATTGGTTCGGCTGGAAGGCCGTCAGGTTACGGTGCTGAAACCGGATTGA
- the purH gene encoding bifunctional phosphoribosylaminoimidazolecarboxamide formyltransferase/IMP cyclohydrolase: MSIKRALVSVWDKTGIVDFCRELSQMGVEIISTGGTSSLLSKEGVPVIGISDVTGFPEIMDGRVKTLHPAVHGGLLAVRDSEDHRRQMEENGLDYIDLVVVNLYPFQDTIAKPDVTYEDAIENIDIGGPTMLRSAAKNHAFVSVVVDTADYGKVLEEVRSSGDTTLETRKRLAAKVFRHTAAYDAVISDYLSNLNGDPLPERLTVTYEKIQDLRYGENPHQQAAFYRKPLAAQDTLTTAEQLHGKELSYNNINDANAALQIVKEFVEPAVVAVKHMNPCGVGIGESIYEAYSKAYAADPTSIFGGIVAANRIIDSDTAAKLSEIFLEIVLAPDFTQEALDILTKKKNIRLLKTGELNAARDRASQFAVTSIDGGMIVQQSDVHSIEASELKVVTDRAPSEEELKQLLFGWKVVKHVKSNAIVLAANDMTVGVGAGQMNRVGAAKIAIEQAGEQAKGAILASDAFFPMGDTLELAAKAGITAVIQPGGSIKDEESIKVANEYGIAMVFTGVRHFKH, from the coding sequence GTGAGTATCAAAAGAGCTTTGGTCAGTGTGTGGGATAAAACAGGCATCGTGGACTTTTGCCGCGAGCTGTCGCAAATGGGCGTGGAAATTATTTCGACAGGAGGTACAAGCAGCCTGTTGTCGAAGGAAGGCGTTCCTGTGATCGGGATCTCGGATGTGACTGGATTTCCTGAAATTATGGACGGACGTGTCAAAACGCTGCATCCAGCCGTTCATGGCGGTTTGCTGGCTGTACGTGATAGTGAAGATCATAGACGCCAGATGGAAGAGAACGGACTAGATTATATCGACCTCGTAGTCGTAAACCTGTACCCATTCCAAGACACCATTGCGAAGCCGGATGTAACCTATGAAGATGCGATTGAGAACATCGATATCGGTGGTCCTACCATGCTTCGTTCTGCAGCCAAGAACCATGCTTTTGTTAGTGTCGTTGTCGACACGGCAGACTATGGCAAAGTGCTGGAGGAAGTTCGCAGTAGTGGGGATACCACGTTGGAAACACGCAAACGGCTTGCGGCAAAAGTTTTCCGTCATACGGCGGCTTACGATGCAGTTATCTCTGATTATCTCTCCAACCTGAATGGTGATCCACTGCCAGAGCGTTTGACGGTGACTTACGAAAAAATCCAGGATTTACGCTACGGCGAAAATCCGCATCAACAAGCGGCATTCTATCGTAAACCGCTTGCTGCTCAAGATACGTTGACAACAGCCGAGCAGCTGCACGGCAAAGAGCTGTCTTACAATAACATCAACGATGCAAACGCAGCGTTGCAGATCGTTAAGGAATTTGTAGAGCCTGCTGTTGTGGCGGTTAAGCACATGAACCCTTGCGGCGTGGGCATTGGTGAAAGCATCTATGAAGCCTACAGCAAAGCATATGCTGCGGATCCAACATCCATCTTCGGTGGCATTGTGGCAGCGAACCGCATAATCGACAGCGACACAGCTGCCAAACTGAGCGAGATTTTCCTGGAAATCGTGCTGGCTCCTGACTTTACGCAAGAGGCACTGGACATCCTGACGAAGAAGAAAAACATTCGTTTGCTCAAAACGGGTGAATTGAATGCAGCTCGTGACCGGGCGAGCCAATTCGCGGTGACCTCTATCGACGGCGGCATGATCGTACAACAGAGCGATGTGCATTCCATCGAAGCGAGTGAACTGAAAGTCGTTACAGATCGTGCACCTTCCGAAGAAGAATTGAAACAGCTCCTCTTTGGCTGGAAAGTCGTTAAGCACGTGAAGTCCAATGCGATCGTGCTTGCAGCGAATGACATGACCGTAGGTGTGGGCGCTGGACAAATGAACCGCGTTGGTGCAGCCAAAATTGCTATTGAACAAGCTGGCGAGCAAGCTAAGGGTGCTATTCTCGCATCGGATGCATTCTTCCCGATGGGCGATACGCTGGAATTGGCAGCTAAGGCTGGAATTACAGCTGTTATCCAACCCGGCGGTTCCATTAAGGATGAAGAGTCCATTAAAGTAGCGAATGAGTATGGTATTGCCATGGTGTTCACAGGCGTTCGCCATTTCAAACACTAA